In Erpetoichthys calabaricus chromosome 2, fErpCal1.3, whole genome shotgun sequence, a genomic segment contains:
- the si:ch211-250c4.5 gene encoding trichohyalin isoform X1: protein MTSEDWRPDSPIQAVMEQQAEAQTVIKGLQFQLQIFDMLKKKALQNVTTVCFPSETASAESSKLSQALGELATRRCAGQLRDNEGSASSLCPCRMKGDPALAWSSVLDQSVTEGLVGRHLTELRRSPTMASSHSNVCSTRAVPSSSPLKSCIDASAGAGDCGDELWDALERIGNGAERLKEELEMSQRMERGPCSPNSLLERAASLDAKSHKGPSGTLITKCGQRKMEHPSSRSLDLETQVDRLQQGLQALEEAHEKLQGQLKGQEDSTVKTLITSLQAENQRLNKTLVQLQQERECEVSWNRQLQSKAEEACANMAACLTRLTEDNQELRRQLEEKDAALRKMENEKMHTEEANLVNTMHRSLDSHLEEQVRSKEAQVRALMETLSQERDGNAKVMAELEKTSRIAEGKLQQRETENKALSRELKGLLEKYSSLKKHLRSAEEQEQKSLAEKQHLLEARQLAHEEREAALRTVETFREELRHVKQDQYRNIEEKHRLEELVSSQQDTLTDLKQKFQNANLETQKARDLLSIKDSEKEEFVTRVMDLSNENRKLMEKFEECIIGRDTLNQQLEELQKEACTTQEDMEQTIKQMGTAQQGAERKISDLGKEREALCRLVDNLKDDKRHLREELQEAIQEKQQLDSASRTLSEEHNKVRAHAKALERERDFLQAELSELRRDYLHLSDRIRDRLNDICQDGIGEESYMSLRELKIIQQEEEPTRSPGVEAGTARRKHNQEEKRMRSSTGASPGSQKTLGSTGGKN, encoded by the exons ACAGTCCCATCCAGGCTGTGATGGAGCAGCAGGCCGAGGCTCAGACAGTCATCAAG GGTCTTCAGTTTCAGCTGCAGATTTTTGATATGCTGAAGAAGAAAGCTCTTCAGAATGTTACAACT GTCTGCTTTCCAAGCGAGACGGCTTCGGCAGAGTCCAGCAAGCTTTCCCAGGCACTTGGCGAGTTGGCCACCAGAAGGTGTGCTGGGCAACTCAGAGATAACGAAGGCTCAGCATCCTCGCTATGTCCTTGTAGAATGAAAGGAGATCCTGCGCTAGCTTGGTCCAGTGTTCTTGACCAAAGTGTAACAGAAGGACTGGTGGGAAGGCATTTAACCGAATTACGTAGAAGCCCAACGATGGCTTCTTCCCACTCCAACGTGTGCAGCACCAGAGCAGTCCCCTCGTCGTCTCCCTTGAAGTCCTGCATAGATGCGTCCGCAGGGGCAGGTGACTGTGGCGACGAACTGTGGGACGCCCTGGAGAGGATTGGCAATGGagcagaaaggctgaaagaagaaCTGGAAATGTCCCAGAGGATGGAGCGAGGTCCCTGCTCCCCAAACAGCCTTCTGGAACGTGCAGCTTCCTTGGACGCCAAAAGTCACAAAGGACCTTCAGGGACGCTAATAACCAAATGTGGTCAGAGGAAAATGGAACATCCATCAAGCAGAAGTTTGGATTTGGAAACTCAAGTCGACAGGCTTCAGCAAGGTCTGCAGGCCCTGGAAGAGGCACACGAGAAGCTTCAGGGGCAATTGAAAGGTCAGGAGGACTCCACCGTCAAGACCCTGATCACCAGCCTCCAGGCAGAGAACCAGCGGCTTAACAAAACACTGGTCCAGCTGCAGCAAGAAAGGGAGTGTGAAGTCTCTTGGAATCGGCAGCTGCAGAGCAAAGCGGAGGAGGCCTGTGCCAACATGGCCGCTTGCCTCACACGCCTGACTGAAGACAACCAGGAGTTAAGGAGACAGCTGGAGGAGAAGGACGCCGCGTTAAGGAAGATGGAAAATGAGAAAATGCACACGGAGGAGGCAAATCTCGTGAACACCATGCATAGAAGTCTGGACAGTCACTTAGAAGAACAGGTACGGTCCAAGGAAGCACAGGTCAGAGCGCTGATGGAAACTCTGAGCCAAGAGAGAGATGGAAATGCTAAGGTCATGGCTGAGCTTGAGAAGACATCCCGGATCGCAGAGGGCAAGCTGCAGCAAAGAGAAACCGAGAACAAGGCCCTGAGCCGAGAACTGAAAGGGCTCCTGGAGAAATACAGCAGTCTCAAAAAGCACCTGAGGTCAGCTGAAGAGCAGGAGCAGAAGAGTCTGGCCGAGAAGCAGCATCTCCTGGAGGCTCGACAGCTGGCGCATGAAGAGCGAGAGGCAGCACTGAGGACCGTGGAAACCTTCAGAGAAGAGCTGAGGCACGTCAAGCAAGACCAGTACAGGAACATTGAAGAGAAGCACAGACTGGAAGAGCTGGTGTCCAGTCAGCAGGATACGCTCACTGATCTAAAGCAAAAGTTTCAGAATGCTAACCTGGAAACCCAAAAGGCCCGGGACCTTCTATCCATCAAGGACTCGGAAAAGGAAGAGTTTGTGACTAGAGTCATGGACTTGTCAAACGAAAACAGGAAGCTGATGGAGAAATTTGAAGAATGTATCATTGGCCGAGACACTTTGAACCAGCAGCTGGAAGAGCTGCAGAAAGAGGCATGCACCACTCAAGAGGACATGGAGCAAACCATTAAGCAGATGGGCACAGCGCAGCAGGGGGCCGAAAGGAAAATCTCAGACCTGGGCAAGGAGCGCGAAGCCTTATGTAGGTTGGTGGACAACCTCAAGGATGACAAGAGACATCTCAGGGAAGAGTTGCAGGAGGCCATTCAGGAAAAGCAGCAGCTGGACAGTGCCAGCCGTACCCTCAGTGAGGAGCACAACAAGGTGCGGGCCCACGCCAAGGCATTGGAGAGGGAGAGGGACTTCCTGCAGGCCGAGCTCAGTGAGCTGCGACGAGACTATCTGCATCTGAGTGACCGCATCAGGGACCGGCTCAATGACATCTGCCAGGATGGCATCGGGGAAGAAAGCTACATGTCACTGAGGGAGCTGAAGATAATCCAGCAAGAGGAAGAGCCAACGAGAAGCCCGGGTGTAGAAG
- the si:ch211-250c4.5 gene encoding trichohyalin isoform X2, with protein MTSEDWRPDSPIQAVMEQQAEAQTVIKVCFPSETASAESSKLSQALGELATRRCAGQLRDNEGSASSLCPCRMKGDPALAWSSVLDQSVTEGLVGRHLTELRRSPTMASSHSNVCSTRAVPSSSPLKSCIDASAGAGDCGDELWDALERIGNGAERLKEELEMSQRMERGPCSPNSLLERAASLDAKSHKGPSGTLITKCGQRKMEHPSSRSLDLETQVDRLQQGLQALEEAHEKLQGQLKGQEDSTVKTLITSLQAENQRLNKTLVQLQQERECEVSWNRQLQSKAEEACANMAACLTRLTEDNQELRRQLEEKDAALRKMENEKMHTEEANLVNTMHRSLDSHLEEQVRSKEAQVRALMETLSQERDGNAKVMAELEKTSRIAEGKLQQRETENKALSRELKGLLEKYSSLKKHLRSAEEQEQKSLAEKQHLLEARQLAHEEREAALRTVETFREELRHVKQDQYRNIEEKHRLEELVSSQQDTLTDLKQKFQNANLETQKARDLLSIKDSEKEEFVTRVMDLSNENRKLMEKFEECIIGRDTLNQQLEELQKEACTTQEDMEQTIKQMGTAQQGAERKISDLGKEREALCRLVDNLKDDKRHLREELQEAIQEKQQLDSASRTLSEEHNKVRAHAKALERERDFLQAELSELRRDYLHLSDRIRDRLNDICQDGIGEESYMSLRELKIIQQEEEPTRSPGVEAGTARRKHNQEEKRMRSSTGASPGSQKTLGSTGGKN; from the exons ACAGTCCCATCCAGGCTGTGATGGAGCAGCAGGCCGAGGCTCAGACAGTCATCAAG GTCTGCTTTCCAAGCGAGACGGCTTCGGCAGAGTCCAGCAAGCTTTCCCAGGCACTTGGCGAGTTGGCCACCAGAAGGTGTGCTGGGCAACTCAGAGATAACGAAGGCTCAGCATCCTCGCTATGTCCTTGTAGAATGAAAGGAGATCCTGCGCTAGCTTGGTCCAGTGTTCTTGACCAAAGTGTAACAGAAGGACTGGTGGGAAGGCATTTAACCGAATTACGTAGAAGCCCAACGATGGCTTCTTCCCACTCCAACGTGTGCAGCACCAGAGCAGTCCCCTCGTCGTCTCCCTTGAAGTCCTGCATAGATGCGTCCGCAGGGGCAGGTGACTGTGGCGACGAACTGTGGGACGCCCTGGAGAGGATTGGCAATGGagcagaaaggctgaaagaagaaCTGGAAATGTCCCAGAGGATGGAGCGAGGTCCCTGCTCCCCAAACAGCCTTCTGGAACGTGCAGCTTCCTTGGACGCCAAAAGTCACAAAGGACCTTCAGGGACGCTAATAACCAAATGTGGTCAGAGGAAAATGGAACATCCATCAAGCAGAAGTTTGGATTTGGAAACTCAAGTCGACAGGCTTCAGCAAGGTCTGCAGGCCCTGGAAGAGGCACACGAGAAGCTTCAGGGGCAATTGAAAGGTCAGGAGGACTCCACCGTCAAGACCCTGATCACCAGCCTCCAGGCAGAGAACCAGCGGCTTAACAAAACACTGGTCCAGCTGCAGCAAGAAAGGGAGTGTGAAGTCTCTTGGAATCGGCAGCTGCAGAGCAAAGCGGAGGAGGCCTGTGCCAACATGGCCGCTTGCCTCACACGCCTGACTGAAGACAACCAGGAGTTAAGGAGACAGCTGGAGGAGAAGGACGCCGCGTTAAGGAAGATGGAAAATGAGAAAATGCACACGGAGGAGGCAAATCTCGTGAACACCATGCATAGAAGTCTGGACAGTCACTTAGAAGAACAGGTACGGTCCAAGGAAGCACAGGTCAGAGCGCTGATGGAAACTCTGAGCCAAGAGAGAGATGGAAATGCTAAGGTCATGGCTGAGCTTGAGAAGACATCCCGGATCGCAGAGGGCAAGCTGCAGCAAAGAGAAACCGAGAACAAGGCCCTGAGCCGAGAACTGAAAGGGCTCCTGGAGAAATACAGCAGTCTCAAAAAGCACCTGAGGTCAGCTGAAGAGCAGGAGCAGAAGAGTCTGGCCGAGAAGCAGCATCTCCTGGAGGCTCGACAGCTGGCGCATGAAGAGCGAGAGGCAGCACTGAGGACCGTGGAAACCTTCAGAGAAGAGCTGAGGCACGTCAAGCAAGACCAGTACAGGAACATTGAAGAGAAGCACAGACTGGAAGAGCTGGTGTCCAGTCAGCAGGATACGCTCACTGATCTAAAGCAAAAGTTTCAGAATGCTAACCTGGAAACCCAAAAGGCCCGGGACCTTCTATCCATCAAGGACTCGGAAAAGGAAGAGTTTGTGACTAGAGTCATGGACTTGTCAAACGAAAACAGGAAGCTGATGGAGAAATTTGAAGAATGTATCATTGGCCGAGACACTTTGAACCAGCAGCTGGAAGAGCTGCAGAAAGAGGCATGCACCACTCAAGAGGACATGGAGCAAACCATTAAGCAGATGGGCACAGCGCAGCAGGGGGCCGAAAGGAAAATCTCAGACCTGGGCAAGGAGCGCGAAGCCTTATGTAGGTTGGTGGACAACCTCAAGGATGACAAGAGACATCTCAGGGAAGAGTTGCAGGAGGCCATTCAGGAAAAGCAGCAGCTGGACAGTGCCAGCCGTACCCTCAGTGAGGAGCACAACAAGGTGCGGGCCCACGCCAAGGCATTGGAGAGGGAGAGGGACTTCCTGCAGGCCGAGCTCAGTGAGCTGCGACGAGACTATCTGCATCTGAGTGACCGCATCAGGGACCGGCTCAATGACATCTGCCAGGATGGCATCGGGGAAGAAAGCTACATGTCACTGAGGGAGCTGAAGATAATCCAGCAAGAGGAAGAGCCAACGAGAAGCCCGGGTGTAGAAG